In Eremothecium gossypii ATCC 10895 chromosome IV, complete sequence, the genomic stretch AATGCTAGACCTAGAGGGCATTCCATAAACCCACATCTGGCACCGAGCACGGCAGGCTCTTTGGACTGGGTTTACTattgtcacgtgattaaAGGGAAGAGCCATCAGGTTTCTGGTGGCAAAATTTACGGGAGTtagcgcagcagctcgatAGAGCAAGCAGAAAGCACAGTCATGAATAGATATCCGGGGGACTTCCAGCGCTTCGCAAGGGTGGTGCAGCAGCAAATGAACCGGGCTGGATATGGCCCCAATCAGAGACGTGGCGGACGCGGCCCCGGGGGGTTGCTACCAGGGGCAGGATTGCTGCTTCTAGGTGGCGGTGCGTTGTTTCTGAATGCGTCGTTGTTCAACGTGGACGGTGGGCACCGGGCAATTGTGTACTCTCGGCTGAGCGGGGTGCAGCAGTCGGTGTACGGCGAGGGTACGCACTTCGTCATCCCATGGTTGGAGACGCCTGTGCTGTACGACGTCCGGTCCAAGCCGCGCACGGTGTCGTCGCTTACGGGAACGAACGACCTGCAGATGGTGAATATAACGTGCCGTGTTCTATCGCGGCCGGACGTGCAGCACCTGCCGCTGATCTACCGCACACTCGGCACGGACTACGACGAGCGCGTGCTGCCCTCGATCGTTAACGAGGTGCTGAAGGCGGTCGTAGCGCAGTTCAACGCGTCGCAGCTGATCACTCAGCGGGAGAGCGTGTCGCGGCTGATCCGCGACAATCTGGTGCGCCGGGCGTCGCGCTTTAACATCATGCTGGATGACGTTTCCATCACGTATATGACCTTCTCGCCGGAGTTCACTAGCGCCGTGGAAGCGAAGCAGGTCGCCCAGCAGGACGCCCAGCGGGCCTCCTTCTACGTCGAAAAAGCCAAACAGGAGAAGCAGAGCATGATCGTCAAGGCGCAGGGTGAGGCCAAGTCGGCCGAGCTGATCGGTGAGGCGATCAAGAAGAGCAAGGACTACGTCGAACTCAAGCGGCTCGATACCGCGCGCGAGATCGCCGGCATTCTCGCCGCCTCGCCCAACCGCGTGATCCTGGACAACGAGGCGCTTCTCTTGAACACCATCACCGACAGCAGAGACAAAAAGTAGTTGCTACGTAGCTGTGTATTCCAATATATGATGATCCTGTCGATAGTGTTATATAACAACCTCTTCCCTAGACGTCCTCCAACTCCTCGTCGCTGTCCGCCTTCGCCTGCGCAAAGTTCAACCGTGTCGGCTTCACCGCCGCCTTGAACAAGCGCGACTTGTGCTGGTTCAACTTCTGCGTGCACGGCGAAAGCATGCTGTCCGTGGGCGAGGCGAACTTGTCCTTGAGCTGCTGCGACGGCAGCGCCTTCTTGAACATCGCCTTGTGGAGActcttgtgcacgctcccgaCGCCCTTCGCGTGCACATTCAACGCGCTCGCGGGCTTCTGGTGGAGCGGCTGGAACTTCTCGCCCGGCTGCGCGGCCCTCGCCGCGGTCGGCACGCCTCTCGCAGGCCGCGACGCCTGTCTCGGCGCCACCGCCGTCACCTCCCGctccaccgccgccgccaccttGCGCACCTTCGCTGCCTGTGGGCTCTGCTCGCGCTCGGActcccgctgctgcgcggtGCTGCTCTCGACGCGCTCATGGCCCTCGCTCTCGACCTCCATTGCTTTCACACCTGCGTCGGACGACCTTCTGCTCGCCATCTGCTTGCCTAGCATCTGTGGCCTCGCTCCAGCTCAAGGCAACGTTCTAGACAATTCCAATTGTTCCAGAACACTAGCCCTTATCCGCACCTCGCCGATAGCGCTCCTGGTAGGAAGAAAGCCTCCACTACTGTCTCTATTACAGTCCTTTCATCGATGTATCACTAAAACGTTTGTGTTTATCTTTTTCCGTTTTAGGAAAAGTTATTGCAGACGCAGCACACCCACCAAGAGCACCAACCACGCGCAAGCAGCCGGCTGGCGTCCACCAGCGTGCTCTCAGCTCGCTCTGCAGCGTTCTAGAAGTGCTGCGGGCCAACCACtcgtcacgtgatatacACGTGCAGATCATGTGAGGGGTTCAGGTGGCATTTGGGGCTCGAAGTTTATCCGCACTCAACTACGGAGACGCAAAAAATAAAGGATTAACAACAAGTCATTTCCATCCAACGACAGAAACTTGTCGAGAAGGCGGACGGGGACCGGCGATATTTTTGATTGATTCGGGTTATTAGTCACTCCTATTTCAGCCGAATTTGCTAATTGCTATTGAGAGGCGGTATTGTCAGGCGACATGGAGAGCTTGAAGCGAGCATGGAATCAGCTTGTGTATACGTTCAGCACAGAGGACCGGTATGCGGAATATACCCCCCAAGGTAGCACGAACGTGGTCGGCGGGGAGCCGTTTGACACGTCTAACGCATCCAGGATCCAGTTGAACGAGTTTGTCGACGGGGCCGAGGTAGGGGGCAACGACGGGGTGAGCGAGTGTCTCTTGGCGTGGCGGCACATTGACAGCTGGTGCAGCGAGCACAACCCAGACTTGTACGCCACATTGAGCTCTCCTTGCACGAACAACGACATTATGTGGGCGGAAAAGGACTTGGCGATCACATTCCCCGCGGCGGTGCGCGCCTCGCTCCGCACGCACGACGGGCAGGAAGACGTCGAGTCGATGCAGGGGGCGTCGGGGTTGATCTACGGGTTGAAGCTGATGGGGCTCGAAGAGGTGGTGATCATGACGCGAACCTGGCGCAACGTCGCTGCTAATCTCCAGCGCCAGATGGCTCGGatggagcagcagcagcgtgcCAAGTCATCCAGCGAGCTTCCGCAGACCGTGACGCCACAGGCAGTGAAACAGAAGGGCTACGGCAAGGTGGACAACCAGGACTACCACGCTAACCCGCATTTACAGAAGGACATATCGCAGAACTACAACAAGCAGTTTAAACTGGACAAGCTTCCAAAACAGGGCTCTATTCCGCCGTTGGCCATCCAGCCGGTGTATGCGCACCCAGGCTGGATTCCGCTAGTGACGGACCACGCCGGGAACCACATTGGTGTCGATCTTGCTCCAGGCCCAAAGGGTAAGTACGCGCAGGTCATCCTTTTTGGCAGGGAGTTTGACACGAAGTTTGTCGTTGCCGATAACTGGGGTGACTTTTTGTTGGGCTTCGTGAATGATTTGGAGAAAGGCAACTGGTTGCTAGTCGACAACACGGATGACTACTTGAACGGCGAAGGTGACTTGGTATTTGTGGACCACGCGACCCGTGGGCCCATTCTCAACTACTTGGCTGTCTTGAAGAAGCGTAGCTGGGAGAAGTGGCAGTCCACCAAACCCACACAGCCCCTAACCTCCGCATCCGTCGCTTCCTTCAGCACATCCAGCTCAGTTGTTAACAGGCCAACCCCCGCGGACGCGGCAGGGCAAGCGAGGAAGACCCAGGGCTATTCCCCTATGGTACCCGGAGCTTCGTCCAATGAATCTGTCTCTTTCATTCCTGATAGCGATGTGATAATGGAGGAATCCAATCTCACGCAAACTGACGCATCATCTAAAGGAACAACCAAACCAGCTACTCCGAATCCTATGACTGCACCTACGGTGATCCGGGTTTCCACCCCTGGTTCTCCatccgctgctgctgaggcTCCTGAGCCGCCAAAGAAGGCCACGCCTCCAAAAGCAGCCAAGGAAACTAAGACACCTACGGTTACTAAGGAATCCACTCCTGCTAGCGACGCTAATGTCGACACGGAGCTCGATAGCAAGAATACCGAGACCAACGAGGACACTAGGGCCACCAATACTGCACATTCAATGGCTCCAACGGTATCATCTGCCATTACGGATTTGACTGCCATTGATGAACCTGTGGCCACCGCGGGGAAACCAAAGGACACTGAAAAGACCGACGACGCGAAGGATGTACATGAAGCTAATAAACAGGATCTCACCAAGGCAAACGAGGCTGAGGCTGAGGAGAATGCAGTGGAGCCAAAAGATAATGAGGTCAGCGCTGACTCCAAAGTCAAAGCTCGTGCAGAATCAAAATCCGACCACGATAGCAAAACAAATAACATTCCAGAAAAAAAAGTTCCACAGGTGACGGCGAAAGCATTACCGGAAAGTGATAGAGGCCAGGCTTCAGACGCCGCCAGCACCAAAAGTGACAAAAAAGCCAAGCCTGCCGAGGACCCTAAAGAACATGATCTTAAGATCGAAAAGTTGAACGAGGACTTCGAAACAGTGGCTCTTTGAGATGTTGACGGCCACACTGAATTTTATTATAAAATATTGGCATTTGGATATTATCCGGTAATCCCGTTTTGTACCTATTTGCTTGGATTTTTATCGTATCGTTTGCAATAAGCGATTTTGTTTCTGCACTTCTCGAAATGGCGTTTACGTTAGACAGATCCTATTAATGAACTCGTTGCCTAGGTTCATAAGCTGTAGCATGACAGATTACACTTGCAATCCGTTTAGGGGTACTTCCTTTTTGTAACAAGGTtaaatatatatatacagTTTATTACGACTTAAGTGAACAGCGCCATAATCTTACCGTGTGGCATGGCCACCTCACCAAATAATTCTCTGTAGGCTTGCCTCTGTCTCCCAAGCAAATGCATTTGTCGCGAAGATCACTATGGTAATGGCATTTATCAGTATGAACCACAGGAATTCTACAGCCAATCTTCTGGTGTTCCCGAACCTATATGTCATTTCAGTTGGTACAGCGAAAAACGGTTCTGGTGACACCAGCAAAAATATCCTCCAGAAGATGTAGGGAAGGATGTAGTACCGGGGCTCAAATAACGGAGAGGGAACAACGGTAAGCAGGGTACATATAATCAAGGCTGACCACGAAATGTGAGTAAATTGCAATGGCAAATCGACTGGACTTTTCACTTCGATGGGGAGAATGGGGTGAAAGAAGAATACCGTTGGTCTCACTGCTTCCAGGTATACAAATGTCGAAAAGTGGTAAATGGGCGCCATAACGAAGTACTTCAGGAAACGGTTGCGGCCAATCAGTTTCTTGAACAAGTAGAAGGCGATATGCCTATTATCCGCGAGGAGATATGGATGCACCACGGTGAAGAATCGGATGATCATCATGATCCCTAATATCTCGAATATGGTCCATATCGGGTATACCACTGTCCTCGAGACATAATTCAGCAGGAAGGAGCGGCAAAACCAGACAGGGACGCTGAAGAATGTAATGAATAGCAGGCAGTAGAACATTTGCACCAGGTGGAATCCTGCAACATGGCTCGACTTGTCACCCAGTGTTACCGAGCCGTTATATAGTAAGAAGATCAGGAATAAAGCAAAGTTGACCGCGTAGGGCAACACCAGGCTGTTCCAGTTTTCAATCCCGTGAATAATTAGCTTCAGGTAGTTGTTGATGCGCAGCGAGTTAAATCCCTTGTGTATCATAGTACGCCGCTCCAAAACCACCACCAGCACAAAGGCGTTCCACACAATGTTGGTCTGCCGGAAGAGACAACTTAGCAGCCCACATATAGCGCTGGCCCATATGCTTGC encodes the following:
- the PHB2 gene encoding prohibitin subunit PHB2 (Syntenic homolog of Saccharomyces cerevisiae YGR231C (PHB2)) gives rise to the protein MNRYPGDFQRFARVVQQQMNRAGYGPNQRRGGRGPGGLLPGAGLLLLGGGALFLNASLFNVDGGHRAIVYSRLSGVQQSVYGEGTHFVIPWLETPVLYDVRSKPRTVSSLTGTNDLQMVNITCRVLSRPDVQHLPLIYRTLGTDYDERVLPSIVNEVLKAVVAQFNASQLITQRESVSRLIRDNLVRRASRFNIMLDDVSITYMTFSPEFTSAVEAKQVAQQDAQRASFYVEKAKQEKQSMIVKAQGEAKSAELIGEAIKKSKDYVELKRLDTAREIAGILAASPNRVILDNEALLLNTITDSRDKK
- the BNS1 gene encoding Bns1p (Syntenic homolog of Saccharomyces cerevisiae YGR230W (BNS1) and YHR152W (SPO12)), coding for MASRRSSDAGVKAMEVESEGHERVESSTAQQRESEREQSPQAAKVRKVAAAVEREVTAVAPRQASRPARGVPTAARAAQPGEKFQPLHQKPASALNVHAKGVGSVHKSLHKAMFKKALPSQQLKDKFASPTDSMLSPCTQKLNQHKSRLFKAAVKPTRLNFAQAKADSDEELEDV
- the SMI1 gene encoding Smi1p (Syntenic homolog of Saccharomyces cerevisiae YGR229C (SMI1)), coding for MESLKRAWNQLVYTFSTEDRYAEYTPQGSTNVVGGEPFDTSNASRIQLNEFVDGAEVGGNDGVSECLLAWRHIDSWCSEHNPDLYATLSSPCTNNDIMWAEKDLAITFPAAVRASLRTHDGQEDVESMQGASGLIYGLKLMGLEEVVIMTRTWRNVAANLQRQMARMEQQQRAKSSSELPQTVTPQAVKQKGYGKVDNQDYHANPHLQKDISQNYNKQFKLDKLPKQGSIPPLAIQPVYAHPGWIPLVTDHAGNHIGVDLAPGPKGKYAQVILFGREFDTKFVVADNWGDFLLGFVNDLEKGNWLLVDNTDDYLNGEGDLVFVDHATRGPILNYLAVLKKRSWEKWQSTKPTQPLTSASVASFSTSSSVVNRPTPADAAGQARKTQGYSPMVPGASSNESVSFIPDSDVIMEESNLTQTDASSKGTTKPATPNPMTAPTVIRVSTPGSPSAAAEAPEPPKKATPPKAAKETKTPTVTKESTPASDANVDTELDSKNTETNEDTRATNTAHSMAPTVSSAITDLTAIDEPVATAGKPKDTEKTDDAKDVHEANKQDLTKANEAEAEENAVEPKDNEVSADSKVKARAESKSDHDSKTNNIPEKKVPQVTAKALPESDRGQASDAASTKSDKKAKPAEDPKEHDLKIEKLNEDFETVAL
- the DIE2 gene encoding dolichyl-P-Glc:Glc(2)Man(9)GlcNAc(2)-PP-dolichol alpha-1,2- glucosyltransferase (Syntenic homolog of Saccharomyces cerevisiae YGR227W (DIE2)), producing MGGEATASEKELQEREDQLSQQIQDEIVMGCVVNLALWPVLLGAAAYVAYKYNCSWVPYPFIDEKFHVGQTVRYLAGRWREWDSKITTPPGLYVIGWAVQRTVGLLVGWNTLSLLRLSNVIGGLVVWPWFVLRPLYFFNALAFWPATLSVFPLLTSYYFLYYTDVWSTILIVGSLTLAVTVPFGERASIWASAICGLLSCLFRQTNIVWNAFVLVVVLERRTMIHKGFNSLRINNYLKLIIHGIENWNSLVLPYAVNFALFLIFLLYNGSVTLGDKSSHVAGFHLVQMFYCLLFITFFSVPVWFCRSFLLNYVSRTVVYPIWTIFEILGIMMIIRFFTVVHPYLLADNRHIAFYLFKKLIGRNRFLKYFVMAPIYHFSTFVYLEAVRPTVFFFHPILPIEVKSPVDLPLQFTHISWSALIICTLLTVVPSPLFEPRYYILPYIFWRIFLLVSPEPFFAVPTEMTYRFGNTRRLAVEFLWFILINAITIVIFATNAFAWETEASLQRIIW